The genomic DNA TAGAACTAATTTTAGAAGGTTTACGAGAACGATTGCCTTCTTTCATATCTTTGACAGATTGTACTAATGCGTTACGAGTAGATTTATCTGCTAATGTAGCAGCTCCACCAACGATAGCACCAATTAAAATACCAGGAATTAATTTGTTTTCCATTTTATTTACCCCTCTTTCAAATTTGCATCTTTTATGATGAAATCAATTAGATTGTCACAAGATGATTGTACCATTTCATACACGCCTTCGAAATTATTCGTGTAGTATGGATCTGGTACATCACTCTCTTCCATTTTACTAAAATCTAATAGTTTGAACAATTTTCCTTTTAGATTAGGATTGATAGATTTGATATTATCAACATTACTTTGATCCATAGCGATAATGTAATCAAAATCATCATCAGGCTCAAACAACTCACTTATCATACCATCAAAAGGTATATTATGGCGATTAAGAATATCTTGTGTACCTTCATGAGGAGGCTCACCAAGATTCCAACGTCCAGTACCTCTCGAATGTACAGATACACCTTCAACGTTTCGATCAATGAGTCGTTGACGCATAATTGCTTCAGCCATAGGAGAGCGACATATATTTCCAAGACAAACAAAAGCTACATCTACCATCTTGTATTCCTCCAAATTATAATATATAAACCATTTTATAGTTATTTTGTAGATTTAGAAAGTCATAATAATTCTGAATTCGCTAAAAGTTTGTTAAATTTCAATACTTTGATAAAATATTGAAATAAAGAGGTGATAGTGTGGCACAAAGTAATGAAGAAATGATTGCAGATATTAGAAAAAAATTAAACATTGTTAATCAAGGGTTACTTAATCCAGATAAATTTAAAGATTCAAATCAAAAAGATATTGAAGAGATTCATAGTTTTGTGATGTCTAAAGACTCATTTTCACCAAGTGAAGTGACAGCAATTGCAGATGAGTTAGGTAATCTACGTCAAGACTAAAGGAGGAAGATTAAATGACACAGTTAAGTTATGAAGAGAAATTACAACAATATGCTGAATTATTAGTAAAAGTAGGCATGAATGTTCAACCTAAACAACCTGTATTTATAAGATCATCAGTGGATGCAGTTGAGTTAACACGCTTAATTGTTGAAGAATCTTATAAAGCTGGTGCGTCTGACGTCAGAGTGGTTTATGGTGATCCTAAATTAAGTCGATTAAAATTTGAATATGAGACAGTAGAAACGTTTGAGAACGCGCCAGTAAAATCATATGATGTCGAAGAACGTATGGATTATGCTAATAGAGGCGCTGCTAATTTAGCTTTACTTAGCGAAGATCCTGACCTTCTAAATGGTATAGATTCAAAAAAATTAAATGCATCACAAATGAAATATGCGCAAGCATTTAAAGGTTACATGGAAGGAAGCCAAAAAAATAAATTCCCATGGGTTGTGGCAGCTTTTCCTTCTAAAGCTTGGGCAAAACGCGTATATCCTGAACTTTCTGAAGACGAAGCTTTTGAAAAATTTGTCGACGAAGTATTTGATATTGTACGAATAGATGGCAATGATCCAGTTGGAAATTGGAAAAAACATGTTGAGAATCTAAGCGTTCATGCAAATAAGTTGCAAGAGAAAAATTTTAAAGCATTGCATTATTTATCTGATGGTACGGATTTAGTAGTAGGTTTACCAGAGGGGCATATTTGGGAAGATGCTACAAGCTATGTTAATGGTGATCAACAGCCTTTCATCGCGAACATTCCTACTGAAGAGGTATTCACTGCACCAGACCGCAATAATGTAAATGGTCATGTCACTAACAAATTACCATTAAGTTATAATGGCAATATTATCGATGGTTTTACTTTAACATTTAAAGACGGTGTTATTGTAGATTTTAAAGCGGATAAAGGTGAAGATGTGTTAAGAGACTTAATTAATACAGATGAGGGTGCTAAACGATTAGGTGAAGTAGCCTTAGTACCTGATGATTCACCAATCTCTAATCGTAATACAATTTTTTATAACACGTTATTTGATGAGAATGCGTCATGTCACTTAGCTATTGGTTCAGCTTATGGATTTAATGTTAAAGGTGGCACTGAAATGACGACTGAAGAGAAGATTGCCAGCGGATTAAATGATTCAAACACACACGTAGACTTCATGATAGGTAGTTCAGATTTAACGATTTACGGCATTCATCATGATGGCAGTAAAGAATTAGTTTTTGAAAATGGGAATTGGGCACAATAACTCATTGAAAAGATAATAAAACATAAAAGGGGAAAATTTAATGTCAAATTCTCAAGAAAATAGCAAATCAATGTCAGAATCAAAAAGTGTTAAAGCTAAGCAAGTCTTTCCACAAGATACAAACCACCATCATACAATGTTTGGCGGTTCTCTAATGGCCAATATTGATGAGATTGCTGCTATTACAGCTATGAAACATGCTAATGCACAAGTAGTCACTGCTTCAACTGATTCTGTTGATTTTCTAAGACCAATAAAAACTGGGGATATTACATCCTATGAGGCAATGGTAAGCTATGCAGGTACTAGCTCTATGGAAGTATGCGTGCAAATTGTAATAGAAGATGTCTTAAACAAAGAAAGACATTTAGCGGCTTTAAGTTTTTTAACATTTGTAGCATTAGATGATGATGGTAAGCCAGTACAAGTACCACATGTCTATCCAGAATCTAAAGTTGAAAAATGGTTCTATGAAAGTGCACCTAAACGTGTGCAGCGTAGAAAAGATAGACGTGAAGAAAGTAAAAGTACGATTGAATTTCTATCAAATGTTCAAAATATAGAAGAAGTATAAAAAGCGTCTGAGACAATAATTGAGTGCACCCCAAAAGTTGGACTTGAAATCTAACTTTTGGGGTGTTCCTCATTCTCAGACGCTTTAAGTATTTTTAAATAATCCAGAAATACTTTCATATAAATTAGATACTAGTTACAAACTAAGTCTTAATTAAACATATTTTCTGTATGCATTTCGAGTTCTTTTTGCTTAAAGTCAGTATTAGGATAATACATATTTTTAACTAATACATTAGGACCTAGACAATGAAAGGCCTCACAATGACAATTTAAAGATTTAGCTAAATCTGAAGTAAGCCATTTATCAAATACATCAGTGAGTTTATCACGTTTAATATTTGAAATCGTTCCATTTTCATCTCCGAAGTCAGTGACTATGACGTCACCACTAAACACATTGACATTTAAACGACTACGTCCATCCGGATCATTACGTGTTGTCACGTTTCTAGCATCTCTAAGTCTTTGTAACAGTGCTTGATCATCTGCATCATTAATACATGGATAGATAGGTAATGTTCCAAATAACATCCATACATCTTCATTTCGGATATCGAGTAAATGATGGATAGCTTGTTTCATTTCTTTCAATGATAGAACATTTAGTTGACTAGCAAAATCAGCTGGATACATTGGATGAACTTCGTGTCTGCTACATTTCATATCATTCACAATTTCATTATGTATTTTATCTAGATAGGGTAAAGTGCTTTGATTTAACATTGTTTCAGCTGATACGAACATGCCTTGTTCTGACAAAGTGCTCGCATTATCCAACATTTGTTCATATAATTTTAATTTAGCTTTTAAAGGTGGTTGTTTCTTCATTGCTCCGAAACCAACATCTGTGAATTCTTGAATTGTTCCCCAGTTATGAGAGATATGCATGACATCTATATATTCAGCTATATCTAAGTATCTATCTTGAGGAAGGGTTAAGTTAGAGTTCATTTGCACGTATATACCACGGTCTTGAGCATATTTTAAAAGTGGCTTCACAACATTTTTTATTGATTTTTTTGAGAACATAGGCTCGCCACCAGTTATAGACATCGTACGCAAATGAGGAATTTCATCTAATCGTCGATAAATAATATCCATTGGAAGTGGATCAGGGTCTTTAGTTTGTAGAGTGTAACCAACAGCACAATGGCTACATCTCATATTACATAAATTTGTAGTTGTAAACTCAATATTACTTAATGTTAATTTGCCAAATTCCTCCATGTCATTATAAGATTCCCAAGGGTCATTGGAAATGGAGATTGGCATTTTTTGATTTGTCATCAACATATATATTACTCCTAAACTTGTAAAATTCCTTTAACCGTTGCTAAAAAGTACATTAAACATTATTAAGATTATATCTCTTTTTGTCAAATTCTGTTAGGATGAAATTAACGTTTTTGTTAAATAAATTTTGAACATTAAAGGAGATTATTTTAAATGGATGAACAACAAACAATTGATCAAATTAAATCACGCTTATCAAAGTTTTTAGAAGACATCGATCATGTAAATCCTGATGAAGTAAGTGTAGAAGATATTGATGAATGGATTGGTTTATTAGACCAATTGGAAGAAAAAGTTAAACAGGTATCAAACTAAGACGTATTAATCGAATATGTTTAATACCTTTTAAAATCGTGTATATACTAAATATAATTCGATGTAGAAAGGTGATACACATATGACTAAAAAAGTAGCAATTATTGTAACAGATGAATTTGAAGATATTGAATTAACAAGTCCTAAAGAAGCTATTGAAGAAGCTGGATTTGAAACAGTAATCATTGGTAATACTGCCAATTCAGAAGTAGTTGGTAAGCATGGCGAAAAAGCTACAGTTGAAGTAGGTATTGCAGATGCGAAACCAGAAGATTATGATGGTTTATTAATCCCAGGTGGCTTTTCTCCTGACCATTTACGTGGCGATGCAGAAGGTCGTTTTGGTGCATTTGCTAAATATTTCACTAAAAATGATGTACCAACATTCGCAATTTGCCATGGACCACAAATTTTAATTGATACAGATGATTTAAATGGTCGTACTTTAACTGCAGTATTAAATGTACGTAAAGACTTATCAAATGCAGGTGCGAATGTAGTTGACGAATCAGTAGTAGTCGATAAAAATATCGTAACTAGCCGTACACCTGATGATTTAGATGATTTCAACAGAGAAATTGTTAAACAACTACAAGATTAATAACATCAATAGAAATGATATTAGATGACAATTTATTGGAATTGCCACTAATGAGTGAAAGACAAAATAATATGATGAGGCTACACTGCAAATTCGCAGTAGCTGACTGAATTGAGAAGGAGGCCTATATTAAGCTCTTCTCAACTCTAGTTACCCTTGCACGGGGGTGGAACAATGAATTTAAATGAATTCTGTTCTACCTCCGTTTTTTTTGTATGTTTCATTAATCATTGTTCTAGTCATAAATGCTATCGAGATAAAGTTGTAAGATATTCTAAAGTTTTTAACTAGTACTTTTATCTAAGGGTCAGCACATCAACTATGCCCATGAGTAAATATTAATCAATCGCAAGTATTAAATGTAGTACACCCCTGGACTGATTTTTAGTGATAAATATAGATAATTATTTAAACTACTGTTAAACTCTCAATTATAGAGTGAGTTTAAGTAAAGGAGCTAGCGCATGAAAAGAAGCCAAAGAATGAACAACTCGCCTGAGGGACATTCGAATTTTCGTAATGAACCTCATTATAATACGTATTATCAACCTGTAGGTAAACCACCTAAAAAGAAAAAAAGCAAACGTATTTTTTTAAGAGTATTTATCATTTTAATCATCATTTTTGCACTTTTTACTGGCTTAATGTATTTTTTATCATCAAGAGCGAATGTTGATGATTTACAGACTATTGAAAATAAAAGCAGCTTTGTTTCTGTTGATAACATGCCTGATTATGTTAAAGGGGCATTTATATCTATGGAAGATGAAAGATTCTATAAACATCATGGATTTGATGTCAAAGGTACCACGCGTGCACTTTTCTCTACAATAGGTGAACATGATGTACAAGGTGGTAGCACAATTACCCAACAAACTGTAAAAAATTATTACTACGATAACGAAAGATCATTTACACGAAAATTAAAAGAATTATTTGTTGCACACAAAGTTGAACAGCAATATAGTAAAAATCAAATTCTAAGTTTTTATTTAAATAATATTTATTATGGTAATGATCAATATACAATTGAAGGTGCGGCTAATAATTATTTTGGAACCACAACAAATAAAAATAACAATAGTATGCCTCAAATAACTGTACTTCAAAGTGCAATACTGGCTAGTAAAGTGAATGCCCCAAGTGTATATGATATTAATAATATGTCGGATAATTATAAAAATAGAATTAAAACTAACTTAGAGAAAATGAAACAACAAGATTATATTACAAGTAGTCAGTATCAAGAAGCGTTATCACAACTCAATAATTATTAAGCTTAAATAAAAAAATAAATAATTTGAGAATTAATATTGTCATTCCTTCAAAGTAAACATTTTTTAATGCCAACTTTGAAGGGATTTTTTTAGTGTGAATTATTTTGTCTTAGTACGACAGTAATATAAAATAATACATATTATAGTGATTATTTTATTTTCGTAAAGGAGGGTGAAAAATGCCGAAAATTACAAAAATTGAGGTTCAAAAGAAAAACAAAGAGCGTTTTAATTTATTCCTTGATGGTGAATTCGAGATGGGGATAGATGTTGATACATTAGTTAAATTTAATTTGAAAAAAGATCGAATTGTAGAAGTATCTGAAATGGAACAAATTCAAAAATATGAACATTATCGATTAGGTGTTAATATAGCGATTCAATATTTATCATATAAAAAAAGAACTGAAAAAGAAGTGCGACAGCATCTTGAAAAAAGTGAAATAAATGAAACAGCTATTCAGCAAGTTATAGATTATTGTTATAAAGAAAAATACATCAATCATGAAGATTATGCAGAGAGCTTAAAGAATACAATGATTAACACAACTGATAAAGGGCCAGAGGTTTATAAGCAAAAATTGTATCAAGTTGGTATCGAACCTCAGATTATTAATAAATATGTTGAATTATATGAAAATGAACAACCAATAGAAGCTGTAATTAATGTTGCAAATAAAATATTGAAAACGAAGAAAGGTCCTGCAGTTAAACTAAAACAAAAAGTACTACAGAGTTTGTTGCAAAAAGGGTATTCAATGGAAGTAGCTCAACAAGCGCTTGATGCTCTCGATTTCTCTCAAGATGATGAAACAATAGACCAATTATTACAAAAAGATTTAGAAAAATTATATACGAAATATCGACGAAAATATGAAGGTCGAACATTAGTTATGAAAACGATAGAGTCACTTATGAGAAAAGGGTATAAATATGATAAAATTAAAACTAAATTAGAAGAAAGTGGTATTTCAGATGAATAATAAAAAATTAAGTGAAATGTCTGAACAAGAACTAAGACATGAGATTCAAACTTATAAGGAAAAAATGCGTAAAGCTGAAATGAATGGCATTATGAATGAATATGATGTTTATCAAAGTAAGGTTATTGTTGCTGAAAGTTATATGGTTGATCGCACTAAAGTAGAACTAGGCAAAATGTATAAATTATTAGATGGTAGCGACCAATATTTTAAAGTTGAACGCTTGAAAGGTGTTTTTGCTTGGGGCTATAGAATCAACAGTTCATCACCTGAAGAAGGTTTGCCACTCGCATTATTAAAAATTTAGAAGGATGTCACACGAATGGGAAGTTCAATAGTTTTAAAGTTACTTAACGTTACTCAATATTATAGAAATAGAAAAAATAGTAAGTGGTATCTACCATTTGGTTATGCTGCTGAAGATATCGAATTAAACAATATTTCTCTACATATATATCAAGGTGAAGCACTTGCGATTATTGGTGAACCTGGCTCTTCTAAAACATTAATTGGAAGAATTATGGCTGGAGATATTAAACCTGATAGAGGAAAAGTAGTAAAATCTGCGTCGACATATTATGGAGATATTAAAGATAAGCATTTAATTAATATTGACGTGAAGAATTATGTGTCAAAAGTACAAGAATTATTTACATATCAAACTTCATCTCATAGTGTAGAACAAATTATTAAATACGCTCATTTAGATGAAAAATCAGAAATTAAAGTGAATAAATTAAGTCATTCTGAGTTCGCTCAATTAATATTAAGTATTGCACGTGTGAGTCGTGCTGAAATAATTATACTTAATCACATAATTGAGCATCTTGATGACGCATTTTTAGAAAAAGCTAAACAGCTTTATAAAGATTATGTAGAAGAAAATCAATCATTAGTATTTATAGATAATGAAATCTCAAAAGTTGAAAAAGTAAGTAACTATGTTGCATGGATATCTCATGGCCAACTTCGAATGGAAGGGTCTTTAAATCAAGTTTTGCCTGTTTTTAGAGAACATGAAAATGATAGATTAAGTATAGACGACAAAGAAAATCAACAAAGTTTTGACTTAGATTGGAAAGAGAGTCGGAGTCATTTACCAGAAATGAGCTATAACTTTAAACGTGTAGAACGTTATAAACATGCAAAAGTACCTGATTTTGTAGTTAAATTTTGGACAATCATGCTTACAAGCATTTTTGCACTCATATTATTAGGTGCTCTATTAGTCTTTAATATAGGTTCGCTAGAAGTCCCAGTGATTGAAGCTCAAAAAAAAGTTCAAAATCAAGACCCTTTTGATAATAAACTAGCTTACGGAATCGTTATGGATAACTCAATTACTCTAAATGGAACATCTAATATCAAAGTGCCGAAATATACATTTTTAACAATTACAGGTGAAAATTCTAAAAAGTACCGTATAACTAGTGATGATAAAGAGTATGAAGTCGGTAAAAGTAAATTACAATATTTTAATCCTGCAGCACTTTATGAATCACATTCATTTAAATCTTTATCACCGTACATGAAATCAAATTATAGTAATTATGTAGATTATTTTAATAGCCAATTACATAAGAAACATAGTCAAGTTAAAAAGAGTCTTGTACCAGATAATGATTCAAGATATGTTGTCTCAATTACACAACAACCTATTGATATGTTATTTAATGATCAAAATAAATTAACAGGATTTGTATTCCCAATTGTAAATAAAGATGAATTAAAAGATAAATATAATATTAAGCAAGATTTATGGATTGTGAAGTCGGGAAATGGCTATTTGATTGCAAATATGAAAAACAGTAAATGGATATATATTGAATTGTAGGTGTAAAAATGATTGATAATATATTGTTATATGTAAAGCTTTTACCATCACTTATCAAATATACTAAACAACGGATTAAAGATACTTGGAAATGGTTTGCCATCTTGTTTGGAGTACAACTTATCATATTAGCACTATCAGTAGGGGTAGTATCATTTTCAGAAATTGAAGATGTTGTTAAAGCAAGATGGTTATATAAGTTAAGTGCATTGGTCACGTTCATTACGATAATTGCCACTATTTATAAATCTTATATAGAATATAGTCAAGATTACTTAGTAACTAAAGCGTTTCAGTCTTCGCCAATCATCACTACAATTGCAAATGCGATTATTGGAAGTATAATCATTACTATTTTAACTATGATTATATCGCTGTTTAAACCTATTAATTTCGAAACATCTATATTAGCAACATTATTTTTCACATTAATGATTATATTATTTATGATATTTATTTCAGTCATGGTTGGCTTATTGAATATTATAAGTTCCAAAGTAACAAAAATTTATTTTATAATTAGTTTTATATGTTTTTTCCTATTACCAATTATTTATATTCCAGCAGCAAAAGATAATATTTTAGGTCAATTGTTGAAGCTCAACCCAGTATATTATATTGTTGATGGATCAGCTAGTTCTACTATATATGGTATGGTAAATTTATATAACATTACTTATCATATTTACTTTATTGTATTTTTAGTAATTATAGGAACAACGAACTTTATGATTATGAGATATGTAGCACATACAAAATATAAGTATTCATCTATTTCTAGTAATGAAAAGCATTAATTAAGTAAATCATAAATAAATAGTTATAAAAGTGCATCCCCAAAGTTATACTCAGCATTTAACTTTTAAGGATGCACTTTTTAATATACACGTTAATTAAAATTATATACTAGGTAAAATCTCTCATAAAAAAAGACAATTTCTATTTTGTTTTCAACAGAAATTGTCTATGCGTACTATAGTTATTTTCAATAATTATGAATATAATTTTTTTTGTAGTTTTTCTTCGCTAAACACCCAACCTATATATGAATAATCGATGTGCTTTTCATTATCGACGTGAGCGATGGCGGTAAAAGTGTAATGCCCTTTATTT from Staphylococcus taiwanensis includes the following:
- a CDS encoding YtxH domain-containing protein, which encodes MENKLIPGILIGAIVGGAATLADKSTRNALVQSVKDMKEGNRSRKPSKISSIKDEVLYWKDTIEEIRRNNPELEQSIKDAKDTFVDRKNNRIGK
- a CDS encoding low molecular weight phosphotyrosine protein phosphatase, producing the protein MVDVAFVCLGNICRSPMAEAIMRQRLIDRNVEGVSVHSRGTGRWNLGEPPHEGTQDILNRHNIPFDGMISELFEPDDDFDYIIAMDQSNVDNIKSINPNLKGKLFKLLDFSKMEESDVPDPYYTNNFEGVYEMVQSSCDNLIDFIIKDANLKEG
- a CDS encoding DUF1128 domain-containing protein, whose translation is MAQSNEEMIADIRKKLNIVNQGLLNPDKFKDSNQKDIEEIHSFVMSKDSFSPSEVTAIADELGNLRQD
- a CDS encoding aminopeptidase; protein product: MTQLSYEEKLQQYAELLVKVGMNVQPKQPVFIRSSVDAVELTRLIVEESYKAGASDVRVVYGDPKLSRLKFEYETVETFENAPVKSYDVEERMDYANRGAANLALLSEDPDLLNGIDSKKLNASQMKYAQAFKGYMEGSQKNKFPWVVAAFPSKAWAKRVYPELSEDEAFEKFVDEVFDIVRIDGNDPVGNWKKHVENLSVHANKLQEKNFKALHYLSDGTDLVVGLPEGHIWEDATSYVNGDQQPFIANIPTEEVFTAPDRNNVNGHVTNKLPLSYNGNIIDGFTLTFKDGVIVDFKADKGEDVLRDLINTDEGAKRLGEVALVPDDSPISNRNTIFYNTLFDENASCHLAIGSAYGFNVKGGTEMTTEEKIASGLNDSNTHVDFMIGSSDLTIYGIHHDGSKELVFENGNWAQ
- a CDS encoding acyl-CoA thioesterase; amino-acid sequence: MSNSQENSKSMSESKSVKAKQVFPQDTNHHHTMFGGSLMANIDEIAAITAMKHANAQVVTASTDSVDFLRPIKTGDITSYEAMVSYAGTSSMEVCVQIVIEDVLNKERHLAALSFLTFVALDDDGKPVQVPHVYPESKVEKWFYESAPKRVQRRKDRREESKSTIEFLSNVQNIEEV
- the yfkAB gene encoding radical SAM/CxCxxxxC motif protein YfkAB; its protein translation is MLMTNQKMPISISNDPWESYNDMEEFGKLTLSNIEFTTTNLCNMRCSHCAVGYTLQTKDPDPLPMDIIYRRLDEIPHLRTMSITGGEPMFSKKSIKNVVKPLLKYAQDRGIYVQMNSNLTLPQDRYLDIAEYIDVMHISHNWGTIQEFTDVGFGAMKKQPPLKAKLKLYEQMLDNASTLSEQGMFVSAETMLNQSTLPYLDKIHNEIVNDMKCSRHEVHPMYPADFASQLNVLSLKEMKQAIHHLLDIRNEDVWMLFGTLPIYPCINDADDQALLQRLRDARNVTTRNDPDGRSRLNVNVFSGDVIVTDFGDENGTISNIKRDKLTDVFDKWLTSDLAKSLNCHCEAFHCLGPNVLVKNMYYPNTDFKQKELEMHTENMFN
- a CDS encoding type 1 glutamine amidotransferase, with the translated sequence MTKKVAIIVTDEFEDIELTSPKEAIEEAGFETVIIGNTANSEVVGKHGEKATVEVGIADAKPEDYDGLLIPGGFSPDHLRGDAEGRFGAFAKYFTKNDVPTFAICHGPQILIDTDDLNGRTLTAVLNVRKDLSNAGANVVDESVVVDKNIVTSRTPDDLDDFNREIVKQLQD
- the sgtB gene encoding monofunctional peptidoglycan glycosyltransferase SgtB, with the protein product MKRSQRMNNSPEGHSNFRNEPHYNTYYQPVGKPPKKKKSKRIFLRVFIILIIIFALFTGLMYFLSSRANVDDLQTIENKSSFVSVDNMPDYVKGAFISMEDERFYKHHGFDVKGTTRALFSTIGEHDVQGGSTITQQTVKNYYYDNERSFTRKLKELFVAHKVEQQYSKNQILSFYLNNIYYGNDQYTIEGAANNYFGTTTNKNNNSMPQITVLQSAILASKVNAPSVYDINNMSDNYKNRIKTNLEKMKQQDYITSSQYQEALSQLNNY
- the recX gene encoding recombination regulator RecX: MPKITKIEVQKKNKERFNLFLDGEFEMGIDVDTLVKFNLKKDRIVEVSEMEQIQKYEHYRLGVNIAIQYLSYKKRTEKEVRQHLEKSEINETAIQQVIDYCYKEKYINHEDYAESLKNTMINTTDKGPEVYKQKLYQVGIEPQIINKYVELYENEQPIEAVINVANKILKTKKGPAVKLKQKVLQSLLQKGYSMEVAQQALDALDFSQDDETIDQLLQKDLEKLYTKYRRKYEGRTLVMKTIESLMRKGYKYDKIKTKLEESGISDE
- a CDS encoding YfhH family protein, translated to MNNKKLSEMSEQELRHEIQTYKEKMRKAEMNGIMNEYDVYQSKVIVAESYMVDRTKVELGKMYKLLDGSDQYFKVERLKGVFAWGYRINSSSPEEGLPLALLKI
- a CDS encoding ABC transporter ATP-binding protein, which encodes MGSSIVLKLLNVTQYYRNRKNSKWYLPFGYAAEDIELNNISLHIYQGEALAIIGEPGSSKTLIGRIMAGDIKPDRGKVVKSASTYYGDIKDKHLINIDVKNYVSKVQELFTYQTSSHSVEQIIKYAHLDEKSEIKVNKLSHSEFAQLILSIARVSRAEIIILNHIIEHLDDAFLEKAKQLYKDYVEENQSLVFIDNEISKVEKVSNYVAWISHGQLRMEGSLNQVLPVFREHENDRLSIDDKENQQSFDLDWKESRSHLPEMSYNFKRVERYKHAKVPDFVVKFWTIMLTSIFALILLGALLVFNIGSLEVPVIEAQKKVQNQDPFDNKLAYGIVMDNSITLNGTSNIKVPKYTFLTITGENSKKYRITSDDKEYEVGKSKLQYFNPAALYESHSFKSLSPYMKSNYSNYVDYFNSQLHKKHSQVKKSLVPDNDSRYVVSITQQPIDMLFNDQNKLTGFVFPIVNKDELKDKYNIKQDLWIVKSGNGYLIANMKNSKWIYIEL
- a CDS encoding teichoic acid transporter, translated to MIDNILLYVKLLPSLIKYTKQRIKDTWKWFAILFGVQLIILALSVGVVSFSEIEDVVKARWLYKLSALVTFITIIATIYKSYIEYSQDYLVTKAFQSSPIITTIANAIIGSIIITILTMIISLFKPINFETSILATLFFTLMIILFMIFISVMVGLLNIISSKVTKIYFIISFICFFLLPIIYIPAAKDNILGQLLKLNPVYYIVDGSASSTIYGMVNLYNITYHIYFIVFLVIIGTTNFMIMRYVAHTKYKYSSISSNEKH